GAAGGGTGAGGGGTAGCGGGACGGCTGGGGGTGGTCCCTGGCCGGGGTGTCGGGTGAGCGTTGTTGCACAAAGCTGGTCACAACGGGTGGTTGGCAATTACGGTGTTGACCGTGTCCGAACCGGTAGCCATGCACATGAGTGACGGCCTGCTCAACGCGCCGACGTCGCTGCTGTTCGTCGCGGTCGCCGTGGTGGGGGTGGGGGTTGCCCTTGCCAAGGCCAGAGGGGACCTGGACGACCGCACCGCGCCGATGGCGGGTCTGGTGGCGGCGTTCGTGTTCGCCACCCAGATGCTGAACTTCCCCGTGCTGCCCGGTGTCAGCGGGCACCTGTTGGGGGGTGCGCTGGCGGCGATCCTGGTTGGGCCGTGGGTTGGCGCGTTGTGCGTGACGATCGTGTTGGTTGTGCAGTCGCTGTTCTTTGCCGACGGCGGGGTGACCGCGTTGGGGGCGAACGTCACCAACATGGCGCTGATCGGCACCGCGGTCGGCTACCTGACCGCCGTGGCCCTGCGTGGTCTGGCCAAGCGCGGCAAGGGTGGGTTGGCGTTGGTCGCCTTTCTGTCCGCGCTGGTCAACACCGTGTTGGCGAGCTTCGGGTTCGTCCTCGAGTACGCGATCGGTGGCGCGGGCGGGGTGTCGTTCGGGGCTGTTGCCACCGCTGTGC
This DNA window, taken from Saccharothrix variisporea, encodes the following:
- a CDS encoding energy-coupling factor ABC transporter permease → MSEPVAMHMSDGLLNAPTSLLFVAVAVVGVGVALAKARGDLDDRTAPMAGLVAAFVFATQMLNFPVLPGVSGHLLGGALAAILVGPWVGALCVTIVLVVQSLFFADGGVTALGANVTNMALIGTAVGYLTAVALRGLAKRGKGGLALVAFLSALVNTVLASFGFVLEYAIGGAGGVSFGAVATAVLGVHVLIGIGEGVITAVTVTAVAAARPDLVYLLRGVPQKLELKA